From a single Sphingobium lignivorans genomic region:
- a CDS encoding HlyD family secretion protein produces MRARSCAPPRADAAKARAALATGAQVPGVNPDLAAAQAQRDQAALNLRRTVVRAPVSGRVSQADRLQVGQMAVQGLPLVSLVASDRVWVTANFKETDLDHMRAGQPATIKLDAYPGTEIRGHVESIGAGTGSEFSVLPAQNANGNWVKVTQRVPVRVAIDSKPARDMIAGLSAHVSVDIRDRAQAEK; encoded by the coding sequence ATGCGCGCACGCAGCTGCGCACCGCCGAGGGCCGACGCCGCCAAGGCGCGCGCCGCGCTCGCGACCGGGGCGCAGGTGCCCGGCGTCAATCCGGACCTTGCCGCCGCGCAGGCCCAGCGCGATCAGGCAGCGCTCAACCTGCGCCGGACCGTGGTGCGCGCGCCGGTTTCCGGTCGGGTCAGCCAGGCGGACCGGCTGCAGGTCGGGCAGATGGCCGTGCAGGGCCTGCCGCTCGTCAGCCTCGTGGCGAGCGACCGGGTGTGGGTGACGGCCAATTTCAAGGAAACCGACCTCGACCATATGCGCGCCGGCCAGCCCGCGACGATCAAGCTCGATGCCTATCCCGGCACGGAGATTCGGGGCCATGTCGAAAGCATCGGCGCTGGGACGGGATCGGAATTCTCGGTGTTGCCGGCCCAGAACGCCAATGGCAACTGGGTGAAGGTCACCCAGCGCGTGCCGGTGCGCGTCGCGATCGACAGCAAGCCCGCGCGGGACATGATCGCGGGCCTGAGCGCGCATGTGTCCGTCGACATCAGGGATCGGGCGCAGGCGGAGAAATAA
- a CDS encoding MarR family winged helix-turn-helix transcriptional regulator, with amino-acid sequence MDNQHIAFVISDVARLFRRRFDERTRSLGITGPQMRALVAIMRFPGINQGALADRLDVEPITTCRMVDRLEQAGLVERRRDPLDRRAWQLYLTEAAEPVTEKLQAIGQTVLTESLDGIAPEERDATLALLDRIRTNLTAPAPQDRAGEPRKGMTHG; translated from the coding sequence ATGGACAACCAGCATATCGCTTTCGTCATCAGCGACGTGGCGCGGCTTTTCCGCCGGCGCTTCGACGAGCGGACGCGCAGCCTCGGCATCACCGGGCCGCAGATGCGCGCGCTGGTCGCCATCATGCGCTTCCCCGGCATCAATCAGGGTGCGCTGGCCGACCGGCTGGACGTGGAACCGATCACCACCTGCCGAATGGTCGACCGGCTGGAACAGGCAGGACTGGTGGAGCGCAGGCGCGATCCGCTGGACCGGCGGGCCTGGCAGCTTTACCTCACCGAGGCAGCCGAGCCCGTCACCGAGAAGCTGCAGGCGATCGGCCAGACGGTTCTCACCGAATCACTCGACGGCATAGCGCCGGAGGAGCGAGACGCCACCCTGGCCCTTCTCGACCGTATCCGTACAAATCTGACTGCCCCTGCTCCCCAGGACCGGGCAGGCGAGCCAAGAAAAGGCATGACACATGGCTGA